GGCACCGTCTTCGTCAAAGCCGCCTTTATCATCGTCAGCTGCTTCGTTATAAGCACCGTTATCGGAACCGTCTTGGTCAAAGCCGCCTTTGTCTTCGTCAGCTCTTTCGTCATAAGCGCCGTTGTCGGCACCGTCTTGGTCAAAGCCACCTTTGTCGTCGTCAGCTCCTTCGCCATAAGCGCCGTTGTCGGCACCGTCTTGGTCAGAGCTGCCTTTGTCGTCGTCGGTTCCTTTGTCATGACTGTTTTCCTTCGAGGTTTTTTCAATAACTTTGTATTCAGGTTGTGGTTGAACGTTACATGCAGTTCCCGCTATAACGAAAGTAGAAATTACAAGTACATATTAGCATGCGcctaattattgttatattcgtcgtcgtcgtcatcatccaTTATCgctatcatcgtcatcattatcgtcCTTTAATCTGATTTGCCACCTCATTGGGTGACTGATATCCTTCCTCTTGGAAGTGCAAAACCTGTTGGAAAGAAATCAGTGTGTTTTGGGCCTGCAGTTTTTACGACAGCAAAATTGTGACTTAAAGTCGCCAAAGATAATCGTGTTTCTTTGTGGATTATCTCAGTGTACAAATTGGTTCTCACTGGTTAAACTCGCTTAATTCTTATGCCGGAGGCGATAACATCTTTCTTTATACTACCCTTTCGAcattcaaaatgaaatgacTCCTGCAGTAAAATGACAGGGACTTCATCACTAAAACTGAAAGCTTACCATCTTGCTGCTTGTTTTTCTCTGCTAAGCCCTGATACGCTACACTTCGTTTTATCATTGGCTCTGCATAGATGCTTTCCTACAACAAATCAGTAATACTGAAACGTCCAGAATTGGAACACCAACTTCACTAAGCATCAGGAAGTGTCCCCCACGCATTTTGGCTCAACTTCAATATCGCTTGTGACAAGgaatacaaacaataatagtaaaaggcaaagtcactttatttaacgttGGTAGTTCCGTCAGGTACGAAACTGGTTATCAATGTAAGCCGACCGTCATGAATTGTATGAAGAATAACTATGCGTGCGGAAAAAGACTGAGGTTGTAGCTGCGTGTCGGAGTAATTTAATCACCCAAGTATAACTGGATGCTGGCGTATAAATCCTTGACTTTAATCAATTAAAAGTATTTCTCGAAACTTTTGCTAGTTTACCATGTACATGTGCCCATTGCAATGATCGGCACCTCGTTTATGACTATTCGTCAATAGTCGAGGCAGCAGCAAATAATGGTTTCCTTGCAATAGACCATTCAATAAACATGGTATTCGGATCTCAAAGACGCAACAGTGAActtgaacattttcaaaagccaATTTTAGTTTGTACTATCCTTCCATTCCAAAGTTCCTCAGTTTTTCACTTCGTCGAATGTGCTAAAACTTTGGCGCGTCGACTAACAGAATATAATTAGAGAGTTATGGAATGAATGCGAATCAGCCAATTTTACCTCGCCAGGGAGTGGTGGTAGCGGTCCCATCCTGGTGACCTTCCCACCCACGTTGTTCCCGCTGAGTGACAAGACGCAATCCGTGGTGTAAAATTCGTTGTCTGTGAAGGAAAAGGAATTTTATGCTAATGAACGTTCAAAATAAAGCTGTCATGTACAACAGACTGAGCATTTTATCAGACTCGACCAATGCCATAGCTGTAATCAATTAATACTGGAGATGTCGCAGTTTCATTAATAAAAGCAGGAGCCCGTctgatggagcctccatctccaaTACAAGCCCTTGGAGACAACTTTTTCCCGAGAAGATCTTCAAATAGAACCATTCCCTGACGAGGAGGTTTCGTACGcgctgatagaggaaagagccaatacaaatagagaaatgacagtagCATCGTCTTACATCAAACAGTGGCCAGCAAGCGCATTAcacaagaaaatggttctatttataattCTACTCGGGATAGGGTTAACTTCAGAATTGTCAATgatccatctgatgggctcgtGAAAAGAGGGATTCCTTGTTCTTGGAGTATCGCAATTATGTTGCGAAGTATCGCAAAAATCTCAATTTCCGTTGGCTGACAAATAGGTCAGCGAACGAATAAGGAATAAGGCATTCACGTTATTTGTACTTACCAAAGCTGGGTGACTCTGTGGCTACTTGCTCAGGGCGACCGGCGGAATCTACTGGTTCCTTTACGAGTGAGAACAATGAAATGGAAATATTTTATCGATAAAACTTGGAACTCGCTAAAGTTAAGCCAGAAGCAAAGGACACACTTACCTCGTAACccaaatctgaaaaaaaaaaaaaaagaaatgagtaaACCAATGATTAGTTATACGAATTGTTCACACTTTATTGGTGGGTAGATGTTTTTGATGTTTGTGTTTAACGGTTTTCATTGAAGAGAAATGAATTTGGTTGGAATAATCAAGCATAATATTTAAGAGTTGGCTAGTTCTTTTTTAGAGCTCTACTTTTGATACTGAGGAAACAATGGCACACACTGTCATTGCAATTGTCGAATTTCCCAGGTTTTAGTCGGTCTACTTATTAAGTTTGCTGCTAGATTCCGTTTACTGCTCTGAGAGCTTTTATacacctctttcataatggcgattaAATCAaatattcttcttttttaatgCGGAATAAGTCTTTCTAATCTCGCTGTCATGGGCAatattcaaaagaatatttagaCCAAAATGAGGTTAGTAGTCTAAGTAGCATAAATACGTAGGATCGAATAAAAAACTAccaccatttatgaaagtggtctattcaAGTTACTCAAGAATTCTATTCTCATCTCGTTTTTCCATGCACAgctattgttttgttcttgcaatttttgtcacTTACAGGAATTTGGTCTTGCTTTGGCGTTAACCCtaaaccaaaaacaaatgtgttaaaaattataaaatgtGACGAACAGGCAGACAGACATAGACAGATGGACAGACAGAGACTAGTAGACAGACAGACAAATGGACGGACGGACACACAGACAGACAAATAAAAGACGGAGGGACAGTCATCAGATAGACAGACGACGGAGAAAAATATAGAGTTACAAGTTAGCTGacaagtttaattttgttgaaagagGATATTACCTTGTGGCTAAGCAAGGTGAAATTTAATTGATAACCACCGAAAACAAGATTTGAACACGGAGCTcttatcgtcatcatcatcatgagcTACAGTGTTCTTGAAGTAGGTTGGCTGGCTATCGTGgattttttatcatttgtcCCATAATCATTCTTCATTTTGAATCGTAACTCACATAAGAGatgtttgctttttcttcatcAGTAACAGAGTGGCCAAGGCTAGCACAAATCCCGCCGCTAACGATACAGTTACTCCAGCCACAACAACACCAGTTTTCTTGGGCTCCAATTCAGCTTGATTCCTAGCAGGTGCTTccagtttgttttgttcatttctctagaaagatacaaaaaaaaaaaaaaaaaaaaaaaaaaaacaaagcaagtcAGTTGTGTTGTAGATAAGTGGACAGACCcaacaacaaatttttctttacaattcttatgcttttattttctggtGTTATGATTGGCAGTCAGCACGTACATCGGATGTCAGGTAGCCAACATTAATCCATAGTGGAGCTTCGTGTGTTGCTTAATCTCTCGTATCTTGTAACATTAATACGTAAGGTGAGTGCGCAATCGTCTATGACTGCGTATATATATTGTTGCGCAGCAAGTGCAATGAGAACTGCCTACAGGAGTCAACTGCAAAGTTCGGAAAAAAGGAACGAACTTCAGTTCAGGCAATCGTTAGTTTGCGCTAATTACGTTCAAAGGCATAGccaggggggtcctggggtgcccgtgacccccccttttaCAACCCTTTTTTAACCAAGCAATctacaacaggtggcgaaaatacCATGACAATATCTTGACCATagtgacaatctggtgagtaccctcactttgacacagtatGACCCTCCTTTGAAAAATCGTGGCTACGCCCCTGTacgttttcttcttattttcctGCCGTTATATCATTCGAATGACTCGTTTGAAACGATTGTAGCATTCAAATTGTTTCAAGATACCATGTGTTGGTCCAAATTTAGGTcattaaattcatttcaattttaaaccAACGAGTAGCTTACGTTCGATCTAGCTGATGTCCCACTGTTAGCTGTCGGATTTGCATTCCCTCCTGTTAGGTTAAATGATACATCAGTCGGTATTATTGACGGCCATTGTTCTGTAAAATGTATTTGTCAAAGTAGAATGAAACGTTAaacgaaaataaagaaattcctATAGGTTTTGCTACAGGCAGCGTAGGAATTCGACGAAGGGTAACCTTTTGTGATGAGCTTTTGTGGCTACAGACGTAAGAGTGTTCGTAAAAACCATCAATGATTCTAACCTTTGATGTTCGTACCTGAATTTGGAATTGTGTAGTTTCCTTTCGATTTCATCAAAAAGCATCCACTGCTAGTTTCTTGGCAACTGAATTGAAGCTTGATTATCAGTCCAGAGTACTTGGCATCTATGCCGTTTTGCCACTAAATACAACGGGATTAATCAGAATGATGATCGGTTTCCAGTTAACAGTCAAAACTAATTTTAAGGTTTACTCAGTTACGCTTTGATTTGCATGCATTAGCGACTTGCATGCATTAGCGAAAGAAGACTTTCGCTAATGCATGCAAGAAATTTTTAGGCCTCCCCTTTGTCGAGTTCACGCCCAAATATTTCGggccttttttttcgcttctCCATAAAATGCGTTCAAACTACAATAATCACGTCACCGTCTTTTGTGTATTTATCTCTTCCAAAAGTCTTTCCAGAAACATAAAATAAGATCGCCTCTACTTGTGTGCTGTTGACCTTGATATGAAAATGCGATTGCACCTGCTGTTGGCTTCAATGGTTTTTGAATACGTACCGACAGTCGCCACTTCCTTGAACTTCCCTCAACAAGTTCCACAGAGAAGACGTTTGGTTTCCCTGTGGTCCAGCTTGTTGCATCTACACTATGGGACCACGAGCGTGTACGCAGTCCTTTGTGACATCTTGTTTCACTGAAGAAATTGATGTGACCTGGTTTTGTTATGTCGGCCACGGGAGGAGGGCTGTCGTCCGGTAGAACGAAGAACGAAGAGCAATCTTaattagaagaaaaaaggaaacattaaGTTCTCAAACTGCTGATCCGCAATATTACTCGCGGGAAGGAAGATTGAAGGAGAGCTCATAGAAAcctgaaaatattattttaaaagaaggGCATACACCTTAGTTTTAGCttattgcagttttttttttcttaagaatCAACTTTAAACAATCTTGATCTTTTTATAGTCGGCTATACTTTCATCGCCTCGCAAA
This portion of the Acropora palmata chromosome 13, jaAcrPala1.3, whole genome shotgun sequence genome encodes:
- the LOC141863859 gene encoding putative skeletal organic matrix protein 3 isoform X1 — its product is MTLKMKICGLEKLRVFLSLILMVSLLCNGVNGFTIVRSMAVNGESVPDRFSNPSCRPSDCALKYASMTNGCATTRDCCSCQCSKTRATYLTSPFNRCATSEYIDEDCSSFFVLPDDSPPPVADITKPGHINFFSETRCHKGLRTRSWSHSVDATSWTTGKPNVFSVELVEGSSRKWRLSWQNGIDAKYSGLIIKLQFSCQETSSGCFLMKSKGNYTIPNSEQWPSIIPTDVSFNLTGGNANPTANSGTSARSNRNEQNKLEAPARNQAELEPKKTGVVVAGVTVSLAAGFVLALATLLLMKKKQTSLMVNAKARPNSYLGYEEPVDSAGRPEQVATESPSFDNEFYTTDCVLSLSGNNVGGKVTRMGPLPPLPGEESIYAEPMIKRSVAYQGLAEKNKQQDAGTACNVQPQPEYKVIEKTSKENSHDKGTDDDKGSSDQDGADNGAYGEGADDDKGGFDQDGADNGAYDERADEDKGGFDQDGSDNGAYNEAADDDKGGFDEDGADNGVDRVCPDGVTGNDDDDDYSDGDSIVVVKKKNDDYDDVVSVRRESEA
- the LOC141863859 gene encoding putative skeletal organic matrix protein 3 isoform X2; the encoded protein is MTLKMKICGLEKLRVFLSLILMVSLLCNGVNGFTIVRSMAVNGESVPDRFSNPSCRPSDCALKYASMTNGCATTRDCCSCQCSKTRATYLTSPFNRCATSEYIDEDCSSFFVLPDDSPPPVADITKPGHINFFSETRCHKGLRTRSWSHSVDATSWTTGKPNVFSVELVEGSSRKWRLSWQNGIDAKYSGLIIKLQFSCQETSSGCFLMKSKGNYTIPNSGGNANPTANSGTSARSNRNEQNKLEAPARNQAELEPKKTGVVVAGVTVSLAAGFVLALATLLLMKKKQTSLMVNAKARPNSYLGYEEPVDSAGRPEQVATESPSFDNEFYTTDCVLSLSGNNVGGKVTRMGPLPPLPGEESIYAEPMIKRSVAYQGLAEKNKQQDAGTACNVQPQPEYKVIEKTSKENSHDKGTDDDKGSSDQDGADNGAYGEGADDDKGGFDQDGADNGAYDERADEDKGGFDQDGSDNGAYNEAADDDKGGFDEDGADNGVDRVCPDGVTGNDDDDDYSDGDSIVVVKKKNDDYDDVVSVRRESEA